The Triticum aestivum cultivar Chinese Spring chromosome 7B, IWGSC CS RefSeq v2.1, whole genome shotgun sequence genome window below encodes:
- the LOC123158992 gene encoding lysosomal Pro-X carboxypeptidase: MAASSSLPVVIWALLLLLLVEAFAPATAAAAASPSKRPAHQPPLFPVGLAPLHPKQSSGRYAAAAVTASASAATDNGTVKPFTAHYFLQELDHFTFTPNSSHLFSQKYLLNDTFWRRKPNAGPLFVYTGNEGEIEWFTTNTGFMFDIAPDFGALLVFIEHRFYGESMPFGNDSDSYRSAETLGYLTSMQALADFAILITSLKQNLSVIDAPVIVFGGSYGGMLASWFRLKYPHVAMGAVASSAPILQFDDITPWSSFYDAISQDFKSESLNCFSVIKAVWDVLDDRGSNHTGLLELSKTFRACKTVQSADSLSNWLWNAFTYTAMVDYPTPANFMMNLPAYPVKEMCKIIDSFPAGADIIDKAFAAASLYYNYSGDQKCFEMEGGDDPHGLDGWGWQACTEMVMPMIVSNMSMFPPFSFSYENNSEGCLTYYGVRPRMHWITTEYGGHKIDKVLKRFGSNIIFSNGMRDPWSRGGVLKNISSSIIALVTEKGAHHLDFRSATKDDPEWVVEQRRQEVEIIHGWIDQYNKDIAQM, translated from the exons ATGGCAGCCTCTTCCTCGCTCCCCGTGGTCATCTGggcgctgctcctcctcctcctcgtcgaggcGTTCGcgccagcaacagcagcagcagcagcgagcccCTCCAAGCGCCCCGCCCATCAGCCTCCTCTTTTCCCCGTGGGACTCGCTCCCCTGCATCCGAAGCAGTCGAGCGGCaggtacgccgccgccgccgtcacggcCTCAGCCTCCGCGGCGACGGACAACGGCACGGTGAAACCGTTCACGGCGCACTACTTCCTGCAGGAGCTGGACCACTTCACCTTCACGCCCAACTCCTCCCACCTCTTCTCCCAGAAGTACCTCCTCAACGACACCTTCTGGCGGCGGAAGCCCAACGCCGGGCCGCTGTTCGTGTACACCGGCAACGAGGGCGAAATCGAGTGGTTCACCACCAACACCGGCTTCATGTTCGACATCGCGCCCGACTTCGGTGCCCTCCTCGTCTTCATTGAG CATCGGTTCTACGGGGAGTCGATGCCGTTCGGGAACGACTCCGACTCGTACAGGTCGGCAGAGACGCTGGGCTACCTCACGTCCATGCAGGCGCTCGCCGACTTCGCCATCCTCATCACCAGCCTCAAGCAGAACCTCTCCGTCATCGACGCACCCGTGATCGTCTTCGGCGGCTCCTACGGCGGCA TGCTGGCATCATGGTTCAGGCTCAAGTATCCCCATGTCGCCATGGGAGCAGTGGCATCCTCTGCACCGATCCTGCAGTTCGACGACATCACCCCGTGGTCTAGCTTCTATGACGCCATCTCGCAGGACTTCAAG TCTGAGAGCCTGAATTGCTTCAGTGTCATCAAGGCAGTCTGGGATGTGCTGGATGATCGGGGATCCAACCACACAGGCCTCTTGGAGCTCAGCAAAACCTTCAGGGCTTGCAA GACCGTGCAGTCCGCTGATTCGCTGAGTAACTGGCTATGGAATGCATTCACCTACACCGCCATGGTGGACTATCCAACCCCAGCCAATTTCATGATGAATCTGCCTGCTTACCCTGTGAAGGAG ATGTGTAAGATCATTGATTCTTTTCCTGCGGGAGCAGACATCATCGACAAAGCTTTCGCCGCGGCGAGCCTGTACTACAATTACTCAGGGGACCAGAAATGCTTTGAGATGGAGGGTGGCGATGACCCTCATGGCCTCGATGGCTGGGGTTGGCAG GCCTGCACGGAGATGGTCATGCCGATGATTGTGTCCAATATGAGCATGTTCCCACCGTTCAGCTTCAGTTACGAGAACAATTCCGAGGGCTGCCTCACGTACTACGGAGTTCGTCCGAGGATGCACTGGATCACTACTGAATATGGTGGCCAT AAAATTGACAAGGTTCTCAAGAGGTTTGGGAGCAACATCATCTTCTCCAACGGAATGCGAGACCCGTGGAGTCGAGGCGG GGTACTCAAGAACATATCATCCAGCATCATTGCTCTTGTGACGGAGAAAG GGGCCCATCATTTGGACTTCAGATCTGCAACCAAGGATGATCCAGAATGGGTTGTAGAACAAAGGAGACAGGAAGTTGAGAtcatacatggatggatagatcagtATAACAAGGACATTGCACAGATGTAG